One Spinacia oleracea cultivar Varoflay chromosome 4, BTI_SOV_V1, whole genome shotgun sequence DNA segment encodes these proteins:
- the LOC110801948 gene encoding histone H3.2, whose amino-acid sequence MARTKQTARKSTGGKAPRKQLATKAARKSAPATGGVKKPHRFRPGTVALREIRKYQKSTELLIRKLPFQRLVREIAQDFKTDLRFQSSAVAALQEAAEAYLVGLFEDTNLCAIHAKRVTIMPKDIQLARRIRGERA is encoded by the coding sequence atggCGAGAACTAAGCAAACAGCAAGGAAATCCACCGGAGGAAAAGCTCCAAGGAAGCAGCTCGCAACCAAAGCTGCTCGCAAATCAGCTCCGGCAACCGGCGGAGTGAAGAAGCCACACAGATTCAGGCCAGGAACCGTCGCTCTCCGTGAAATCCGCAAGTACCAGAAGAGCACTGAGCTTCTCATCAGGAAGCTTCCATTCCAGAGGCTTGTAAGAGAAATCGCTCAAGATTTCAAAACCGATCTTCGTTTCCAGAGCTCTGCTGTTGCTGCTCTTCAGGAAGCTGCTGAGGCTTACCTTGTTGGTTTGTTCGAGGATACTAATTTGTGCGCGATTCATGCTAAGAGAGTCACTATCATGCCTAAGGATATCCAGCTTGCTAGGAGGATCCGTGGAGAGCGTGCTTAG
- the LOC110801928 gene encoding uncharacterized protein isoform X3 — MIIWMIDDNDVLKLLCFSEKNRQIVQLSKCVQLRDDILMSMQKKLDDLCEQMNCMKDQPQAVVGLSASKIKDFSSRRSSLSSKSDSMCSECWFCDQRRAEMTDFPGNTLVKAASGDEMFTNRHSISNEAEQEERRMSDLSDWASSVTSVADIQLNNLAVEQDTYNLKRECEEKDAAIKELSAFIRSNDVASSKRIEELEEVIRRKSTIITKLRKDLLVLEQKVVNLTRTRRRSFPGPSLEKKQLPTMSDNLLYDMDSPLSSDSDCCTSEKQNTTSSVVETQALVKASENTPLRNSFSCENVTKRNQKTSPLSSDSDCCSITSEKQNTTSSIVVESQVTVKASENTPLRNSFSCENVTKRSQKTAVSKIPSTPSIIKVPVQVPKSRPVSPLKEKSLNQTHSSLNQTHSSASAGLKTNRRRTNSGSKDAASQNKRWM, encoded by the exons ATGATTATTTGGATGATTGATGATAATGATGTTTTAAAGTTGTTATGCTTTAGTGAGAAGAATCGCCAGATTGTTCAGCTCAGTAAATGTGTCCAACTCAGG GATGATATATTGATGAGCATGCAGAAAAAGCTCGATGATTTGTGTGAACAAATGAACTGTATGAAAGATCAGCCTCAAGCAGTAGTTGGTTTGTCAGCGTCCAAGATTAAAGATTTCTCGTCAAGAAGATCATCTTTGTCCAGCAAATCTGACTCCATGTGCTCTGAATGCTGGTTCTGTGATCAACGCCGTGCTGAAATGACTGATTTTCCG GGAAACACACTTGTGAAAGCTGCTAGTGGTGATGAGATGTTTACAAATAGACACTCTATTTCTAATGAGGCAGAACAGGAGGAACGCCGTATGTCAGATTTGTCTGATTGGGCTTCAAGTGTTACTTCAGTGGCAGATATACAA CTAAACAACTTAGCAGTAGAGCAAGATACTTACAACCTCAAGAGGGAATGTGAAGAAAAAGATGCTGCTATAAAGGAGCTTTCTGCCTTTATTCGCTCAAATGATGTTGCTTCTTCTAAA AGAATCGAAGAACTTGAAGAAGTTATCCGTAGGAAAAGCACAATTATTACAAAGTTGAGAAAGGACTTGCTTGTTCTGGAACAGAAG GTAGTCAACCTAACAAGAACAAGAAGGCGTTCATTCCCTGGGCCGAGCTTAGAAAAGAAACAGCTACCTACAATGTCAGATAATCTGCTTTATGATATGGATAGCCCTTTATCTTCTGATTCAGACTGCTGCACCTCTGAGAAGCAGAACACCACCTCTAGTGTTGTTGAAACTCAAGCATTAGTAAAAGCTTCTGAAAACACCCCACTCCGAAACAGCTTTTCATGTGAAAATGTGACAAAAAGAAACCAGAAAACCAGTCCTTTATCTTCTGATTCAGACTGCTGCAGCATCACCTCTGAGAAGCAGAACACCACCTCTAGTATTGTTGTTGAAAGTCAAGTAACCGTAAAAGCTTCTGAAAACACCCCACTTCGAAACAGCTTTTCATGTGAGAATGTGACAAAGAGAAGCCAGAAAACAGCAGTTTCAAAAATCCCATCCACCCCTTCTATAATAAAGGTTCCTGTTCAGGTCCCAAAATCCAGACCTGTGAGTCCGCTCAAGGAGAAATCATTGAATCAAACACATTCTTCATTGAATCAGACACATTCTTCAGCAAGTGCAGGTTTGAAAACTAACAGAAGACGAACTAATAGTGGATCCAAAGATGCAGCCTCACAGAACAAGCGATGGATGTA G
- the LOC110801941 gene encoding uncharacterized protein → MLFDRTNSTSSSTSTSSRSWPSSKVLAIECIRGTSRADEWSGGLLQTGDIVEEIQIGDLVLRSPFKDGNSGVQKQLHSCFKSKVTEIRVRVRRGEFDSAELSACIVPEGRKKRYVLRAIDDPNYAVAFFDRSEAECLKLQASRDSRLQHALNSTQIQDGYVVYPWERKMQTMLQVPYSSSFFSILFLPRASETGRGRYNDVEDTLARANAWLNASQASGVPIAFTNVQTESLLTKISGETASSTVSTSSLSDLPNLANASLYGFEDYHGVDIGVVRAIRLWYSPIQEYPIEINIEEGDVKLGFAVSRTEEGFIYISSVVEGDENAPSTRSGLSDLYKEASRDSNLVVISRVNNQKILPWIVSPSSGIQCYDTVSLSQKLSLHRHARAPLLFHVLLQDSRLVSQRSQSGPTPLAMPLWPSNQNQPPPPPPPTIHPGAGITITGDEIEIDLGLSRDTAGEESFRFHDFKLPADNWV, encoded by the exons ATGCTGTTCGATCGAACAAACTCAACTTCATCGTCAACCTCGACTTCATCAAGAAGTTGGCCGAGCTCCAAAGTACTCGCAATCGAATGCATTCGAGGAACTTCAAGAGCCGACGAATGGAGCGGCGGATTACTCCAAACCGGCGACATCGTCGAGGAGATTCAAATCGGCGACCTTGTTCTTCGATCGCCGTTCAAGGACGGGAACTCCGGTGTTCAGAAACAGCTCcatagttgtttcaagagtaaGGTTACGGAGATCCGAGTTCGAGTTCGTCGCGGCGAGTTTGACTCGGCCGAGTTGAGTGCCTGTATTGTTCCTGAAGGGAGGAAGAAGCGGTATGTGTTGAGAGCGATTGATGATCCTAATTATGCTGTTGCCTTCTTTGATCGTTCTGAGGCTGAGTGCTTAAAGCTCCAAG CTTCTAGGGACTCCAGGTTACAACACGCGTTAAACAGTACTCAAATCCAAGATGGCTATGTTGTATATCCATGGGAAAGGAAGATGCAAACGATGCTACAAGTTCCTTATTCGAGCAGCTTTTTCTCCATCCTCTTCTTGCCAAGAGCTTCGGAAACAGGACGTGGTCGCTACAACGATGTGGAGGACACTCTTGCTAGAGCCAATGCATGGCTGAACGCGTCTCAGGCATCAGGGGTTCCAATAGCCTTTACAAACGTACAAACAGAATCTTTACTTACAAAG ATTTCTGGTGAAACAGCTTCTTCCACAGTGAGCACCTCATCGTTATCAGATTTGCCAAACCTAGCCAATGCTAGCCTATATGGATTCGAGGACTACCACGGGGTCGACATTGGAGTTGTCAGAGCAATTCGTCTCTGGTACTCTCCCATCCAAGAGTACCCAATTGAGATCAACATAGAAGAGGGTGATGTAAAGCTCGGTTTTGCTGTAAGTCGCACTGAAGAG GGATTTATTTACATATCATCAGTTGTAGAAGGTGACGAAAATGCCCCTTCTACAAGATCAGGCCTCAGTGATCTATACAAAGAAGCATCAAGAGACTCTAACCTTGTAGTGATCTCGCGAGTAAACAACCAAAAAATCCTTCCTTGGATTGTTTCTCCGTCTAGTGGCATACAATGCTATGATACAGTTTCTCTAAGCCAGAAACTCTCCTTGCACCGCCATGCTCGAGCACCCTTGCTTTTCCACGTTCTGTTGCAGGATTCGCGACTTGTTTCTCAGCGATCACAGAGTGGCCCTACTCCATTAGCTATGCCATTGTGGCCTAGTAATCAAAACCAACCTCCTCCTCCGCCACCACCCACAATTCACCCTGGTGCTGGAATTACAATTACTGGTGATGAAATTGAGATTGACTTGGGATTGTCTAGAGATACAGCAGGTGAAGAGTCTTTCCGGTTTCATGATTTCAAGCTGCCTGCTGACAActgggtgtaa
- the LOC110801928 gene encoding uncharacterized protein isoform X2, whose translation MEAADMEAAAAAAFRPAHMVNLTPIPSSSSTINPRRLSSQFSKPSSPIRAGVRKKNKNDSPLAWVSLQGRLVGAEEATSARVIDGGLNREEAVAWEFFTPIHRVLIVAVVAVAAAKCEKNRQIVQLRKCVQLRDDILMSMQKKLDDLCEQMNCMKDQPQAVVGLSASKIKDFSSRRSSLSSKSDSMCSECWFCDQRRAEMTDFPGNTLVKAASGDEMFTNRHSISNEAEQEERRMSDLSDWASSVTSVADIQLNNLAVEQDTYNLKRECEEKDAAIKELSAFIRSNDVASSKRIEELEEVIRRKSTIITKLRKDLLVLEQKVVNLTRTRRRSFPGPSLEKKQLPTMSDNLLYDMDSPLSSDSDCCTSEKQNTTSSVVETQALVKASENTPLRNSFSCENVTKRNQKTSPLSSDSDCCSITSEKQNTTSSIVVESQVTVKASENTPLRNSFSCENVTKRSQKTAVSKIPSTPSIIKVPVQVPKSRPVSPLKEKSLNQTHSSLNQTHSSASAGLKTNRRRTNSGSKDAASQNKRWM comes from the exons ATGGAAGCCGCCGACATGGAGGCGGCGGCAGCGGCGGCTTTCAGGCCGGCTCACATGGTGAACCTCACTCCAATACCTTCATCTTCTTCCACAATCAACCCTCGCCGTCTCTCAAGCCAGTTCTCCAAGCCGAGCAGCCCAATTCGAGCCGGTGTGAGGAAGAAGAATAAGAATGATTCACCTTTGGCTTGGGTTTCACTCCAAGGTCGGCTCGTTGGAGCCGAAGAAGCTACCTCGGCTAGGGTAATTGACGGTGGTTTAAACCGAGAGGAAGCGGTGGCGTGGGAATTCTTTACACCGATTCACCGTGTTTTGATTGTTGCTGTTGTGGCTGTCGCCGCCGCTAAATGTGAGAAGAATCGCCAGATTGTTCAGCTCAGAAAATGTGTCCAACTCAGG GATGATATATTGATGAGCATGCAGAAAAAGCTCGATGATTTGTGTGAACAAATGAACTGTATGAAAGATCAGCCTCAAGCAGTAGTTGGTTTGTCAGCGTCCAAGATTAAAGATTTCTCGTCAAGAAGATCATCTTTGTCCAGCAAATCTGACTCCATGTGCTCTGAATGCTGGTTCTGTGATCAACGCCGTGCTGAAATGACTGATTTTCCG GGAAACACACTTGTGAAAGCTGCTAGTGGTGATGAGATGTTTACAAATAGACACTCTATTTCTAATGAGGCAGAACAGGAGGAACGCCGTATGTCAGATTTGTCTGATTGGGCTTCAAGTGTTACTTCAGTGGCAGATATACAA CTAAACAACTTAGCAGTAGAGCAAGATACTTACAACCTCAAGAGGGAATGTGAAGAAAAAGATGCTGCTATAAAGGAGCTTTCTGCCTTTATTCGCTCAAATGATGTTGCTTCTTCTAAA AGAATCGAAGAACTTGAAGAAGTTATCCGTAGGAAAAGCACAATTATTACAAAGTTGAGAAAGGACTTGCTTGTTCTGGAACAGAAG GTAGTCAACCTAACAAGAACAAGAAGGCGTTCATTCCCTGGGCCGAGCTTAGAAAAGAAACAGCTACCTACAATGTCAGATAATCTGCTTTATGATATGGATAGCCCTTTATCTTCTGATTCAGACTGCTGCACCTCTGAGAAGCAGAACACCACCTCTAGTGTTGTTGAAACTCAAGCATTAGTAAAAGCTTCTGAAAACACCCCACTCCGAAACAGCTTTTCATGTGAAAATGTGACAAAAAGAAACCAGAAAACCAGTCCTTTATCTTCTGATTCAGACTGCTGCAGCATCACCTCTGAGAAGCAGAACACCACCTCTAGTATTGTTGTTGAAAGTCAAGTAACCGTAAAAGCTTCTGAAAACACCCCACTTCGAAACAGCTTTTCATGTGAGAATGTGACAAAGAGAAGCCAGAAAACAGCAGTTTCAAAAATCCCATCCACCCCTTCTATAATAAAGGTTCCTGTTCAGGTCCCAAAATCCAGACCTGTGAGTCCGCTCAAGGAGAAATCATTGAATCAAACACATTCTTCATTGAATCAGACACATTCTTCAGCAAGTGCAGGTTTGAAAACTAACAGAAGACGAACTAATAGTGGATCCAAAGATGCAGCCTCACAGAACAAGCGATGGATGTA G